The sequence below is a genomic window from Theobroma cacao cultivar B97-61/B2 chromosome 6, Criollo_cocoa_genome_V2, whole genome shotgun sequence.
NNNNNNNNNNNNNNNNNNNNNNNNNNNNNNNNNNNNNNNNNNNNNNNNNNNNNNNNNNNNNNNNNNNNNNNNNNNNNNNNNNNNNNNNNNNNNNNNNNNNNNNNNNNNNNNNNNNNNNNNNNNNNNNNNNNNNNNNNNNNNNNNNNNNNNNNNNNNNNNNNNNNNNNNNNNNNNNNNNNNNNNNNNNNNNNNNNNNNNNNNNNNNNNNNNNCGTaaaacctttttatttttaaattctttttaatttttttttctttttttttaatttttaaattcattttaatttagtgaAAAAAGGAGAGAGTCAATTggatagagaaagaaagaaattgtaaaaaatgaataaattacattttatatAGTATAGTAATTCTTAAAGTTAATAGAGGGcatttttattgattaatttttttttaccgtATTCCTTACCTCCTTGGAATAACCAATATCAAGGTGGCCTTGATATTGACTATTCCCCATCTCCCTTAATGGTATTTCAAGGAATGGTCGTTAATTTCAACCAATTAAAGTGTTAAACTGACTATTCCAACCCCAACCAAACATGCTGTAAAGGTAAAAgctaagaaatatatatatatataagtaaaataaaaaaattgaaaaggttAATTAAGTGACTAATTGACCTAAattgaaagatatttttatattagatAAAAAACGAAAGATAAGTATGTGAGTtgtattaaattttgtttggttgatgttttgttaattgtttttgttttcgaaagtaaaaaaaaatgcatatcactacaaaattaaatatatatttttgaagaattttacgttaaatatgtgatttttacaTAACAAATTATATGATTCTACTTCTAcataaactaattatattttattatttgtccATTACTTAATCCATTATGGTTTTGCTGTTTaccttttaattttgttttataacaattatttttaaattaaaaatcaagtaataaaaatatcaattaaacaaaacttaatttaattaattaagtattaTGCAAACACAGATGTATCATCCTTAGCTCTTACAAGTATGGACTTTAATCAGATTCGAAGTTTATGTCATTTAaggtaaattttaaattctccacTTGGTTACTAAAGTTGGAATTGGGAATGGATCATAGGGGTTAAGGCCACAAGTCTCATCATTaccaaaaaatttgatttgaagattttgataCAAGATAGGAGAAGAATCAAAGCTTCTTATCCTTTTTAGGATAAACCTAACCTTTAGGATTCCACTTTGGATCAACTGGATTAGGGTTCTAAAGTACGTAGCATATCTCGCTTTTGCTTAATGATTCGTGCAATCATGAGTTGTTGGGTCACGTGTTGTCCTGCATACATCTACTCAGTAGACATATAAATTATTGCATTACAActttagaaataaaatcaatgacAACTTAGAAGAGtctatcttttccttttacaTCAACACTATATATCATTAGACATGTAAATTGATATTCTATATGCATGTTACTTTAAAGCAAGCACAACATGAAATGCTACTTTGACTATAAAACACTTTGGttgaattcaatttttttaaaaagaaagtcaCACAGTcagaattgttttatttttcctatGAAAGATGggtttttttataattaatttaatagaTAACAACAAACCCAAAAATTTCCCTACTAAAACATGCTTCAAAATAGGCCTAATCTAGGTAGGCTTGCATCTAGTAGCCCAAGTCTTATGGGCTAGTGGGCTCAAGTAGATGTCACtcataaaatagtaaaaaccCAGCAATTGAAAGGAACAATGGAATTGGAACCTGCCCAAAGGACCATTTGACCATTTGTCCAATGGACCATTATAACATTTgctataaaaacaaaaaaaattccctCATTAGTGAACTTGGCTTTAGAAAGATTAACCTAAATAATACTACAAAACCTTTAAAATGAATTGTAAAACCTATTGatgtttattatatttatcaTAAGTATTATATACTTGTACTTGCGCAAGGTATCCACCAAGAACTCTTGGAGTGCGAAAGTTTGTGGACAACTCTAGTGGCTGCTCCATAGATGAAATGGATACGAAGCATATCTTTGGACGTTCGTGAAGTAGGCATCTGTAAATCGATCTCGAAATTCATATTAACTGGTGTTGCAGTAAATAATTCTAAGCCTATGGTTTGCATTAGGAAGAGAAGGTTGATAAACAAGGATGTTATAATAACCTAATGACTAATGCCGCGGCATTGGCTAGCAAGAGAAATTATCATTGCATTAGTAAATATGGGCGTGGATTTGCGTTGCAAAAAATAGTTAGTGAAATCATATATAAGTAGATTTATAGAAAAGTTAATCATTTGTAGATGTGTTACTAAAAATGAAAGTTGATCGATTAAATATGTTCTATGCGTGTTGGTGATTGGGTATATAAAAAAACCGTGTCATTCGATGATTAATTGATCATTTGTGCGTTGTTTTGTACATCTAAGCTCTTATAGATTTTTATGCAAAAAATGTAATCTAatgtttctcttttcttttacaCGTTTTGtatcaaggtttttttttcgaattattttatcttgaactgaaactttatttatgtttttaaattaataaaaatacaaaaaaattggtgaatgttagagaaaaaataaaaagagaaattatCATTTCCGTTTGCCCAATCTCTACACCTATCTACCTTAGATTGTGAAAGGACATTGATATGGAATCACGGAAAAGGCAATGCCTGAAAAGAGAAACTGCCCAAGACTTGTGTCTAAGTGTTCTAGGTCTTTAAACTAGATTCACACCCAACAATATTTGATAAACAAAAGCAACTGCATATGCATGAAAACACTAGCACAAAGCCAAGGCACTGCTTTCGTGTGGACAGCGCACTCTCTCTGCAATGCATTCAGGTTTTTTTAATGGCGTGGAGAAGATTTTATTGGCGGTCTTCGTGTAGAAGGCGCACTCTCAAGTTTTTCTAACAATttaactttttcctttcttgtggAATGCCTGCTCTCTTTCGATATTCTATCTATTTTTTCCCCTTGTAAACTCTCTTTGCCCAATTCTCACCTATTCAGCAATCCATTCTGTGTTTCAATGCAATGTACCACTGAAAGAAACTTTGTTGCTGCAGTGTTCTATCACTTAATGTTGACAAAATAGTGTATTTTATAAAGTTCAAACATTCCACATTGCTAAGGTACATAAAGATGTGAGTGCTTTAAATAAGTAAATCCACTATAGACTTGTTGCAAAGATGTAAAAGGAGTTGACCCATGTGCACATAAGATTAAGTTAGGTCTTtggaaaattcaaatttcactCTTTGCATGCGAGTATACATGTGAGCTAGGCTTAAGTGAATTTTTGTACCttgactttaatttttttaagctttttcaacctttaattaaattagacTCAAACTCTACCATGCTATTGATTTGCAGTAACGTCTACTTGACTTAGTATACATGCTGACTAGGTTTTTCTTAACTCTACTTTCTCAGCCTTTGATTGAATTAGACTCAAAGTCTACCATGCTCTTGATTTGCAGTAATGTCTACTTGACTTAGTATACATGCTGACTAAGTTTTTCTCAACTCCCTGATTTGTTTCAACATTCACCTTATTTGGTGCAAGGTTCACTTCATTTTCTACCTTTAAATACAACCTCCCTACCTTATTCACAATACACACCAAGCCTTTCATCTCCTTTTTTCTGTTCTCTGCTTATTTTCTTTGCCTTCTTTCCTTCCCCATTGCTGCTGCTCTTGTTATCCCTTACTAGTTTGTGCAAACTATAAGGAAGAGtctattgaatcttggagGATAACTGTTATAGTCATTTGGCACCAAGTCTTGTACTCTAAAGGAGcgaaaattatctttaagaATAGTGATACCATGCCTCAGACTTCTTACTGTCTTTACTtgctatattttattttcatttgtttttcaaaaatttttttctaacaaTCTTAAGGATAATGGATTCCCACGTTAATAATGTTGCTGCCATTGTTCCTACTATTGCCTCTGTTCCTACTATCACCACCACTGTCAATTGTTCCACCATAGTTGCCATTTCGTTGACCGTTCCTCCTATGCCTTCAGTTTCATGAGccaaactattttcaaatattttcaaaattgagattttttaTGGCAGAAACTTCAAAAGATGGCAAGaaaggattttttttcaatcctTGATGCTCATGGGTTGGCTTTTGCGCTAATTGATTCCAAGCCAGATGATGTCAAGATGCTGGAATCATGGATGCACGCAAATAAGGTACTCAGGCATACGATCATTAACACACGTTCTGATGAACTGTTAGATGTATACAGTCCCTACAAAGAAGCAAAGCAAATATGGGAGTCAATGATTGCCAAATACATCGCTGAAAATGTTGGGAAATAAAAGTTTGTGATTGGTAACTTCTATCACTAAAAGATGACAGATAACAAAGACATCAAGAGTCAGATCAATGAATATCACAAGTTGATGGATGATTTGAAGGCTGAAAATATCAAGTTGCAAGAAGAGTTCGTTGTTGGGTTGCTAATTGAGAAGCAGCCAGAATCTTGGAATGGATACAAGCAACAACTAAAGCACAAAGAAAAGTAGTTGTCACAGGTAGACTTGATTGtgcacatcatcattgaagaCACAACTtgtgttggctccattagtttttgatgataataaaacattccaactcatttatgtctaactTTACTACTTGAACGTACAGGACAAAAATGTATgtcattaataaattaattactaaaaagCAAATATCAAGACTCATAAGAATGAGGAGCTACAATTGAGCCACAAAACAAATGTCTCTTAGTCGGATAATCAAgagagttagtcaactaaactaaaaaatgaaaatggtcGGTTCAGAGATAGAAacgacttaatcgactaagaagtatagtcagtcgactaagagcttatTACCAGAAACTGGGTTCAGAGACAAAGATAacttaattgactaagaagcatagttagtcgactaagagcattctttcttaatatttgaatttgaatactagaagacagattaacggctagaactgaCTCCAAACTATTTCCCAAAGGTTAGAAATTGTCAAACATCCATCAGAGTTGGTTTTTGAAGTATAAATACCCTCCCCAATGACTAAGAACAACATAAAATGCTTCCAAGATAAAAAAgaactcaaaaataaaaaaaaactttctgCATACTTTTTGCACTTCATTCCAATCCTTATAATAAAGTTaagcacttcatcttgtaccattcagatGAGGTTTATGATTATAGGTactcctttattttttttctccttgattatttagagtgtgcgagtcactctaagtggaTTATTCAAGCTTGGTTAGCTTGATTaggtgtataggttctaagtCAGTCcaagaaaagttagttttgggttttgattgAACTCAAAAAAACCACTGTTAAAGGTTATGACTGAGcgtgtgaaaagccattgtaaaaacTTGGTGGAACCTTGGGAATTCCACCGTTTATAGTAATTTAGTtaggaaaatccttggttgaacaatcaaggtaatggatgtaggtctttaatcgaaccactataaatctttgtgtaTTGTCtgatctattttatttttcattttcgttctttcttaaatcattccatcatcttgcatcaaatttctcatcatTGACCTTCAGATTGCCCCAAATTAGAAATCAAGTTTAGtgagagccaaaaagtgctattcaccccctctagcTCACTTATTTGGAACCAACAACTTGAAAAGAGATTAAGGCCTTTAGCTATAGAAGTTGCAACTAAAGCCAATCTGGTACAAGGCAGAACCCAACGTCAACTGAGGTACCTTCATAAACCTAATCATAAACCCAAAGCTCTTTATCCCACCTTCAAAAAGAAAGGTAGTTGTTTTGTTTGTAGAAACCTAGGACATCATGCAGCACAATGCAGTAAAAGAGCAAAGGGTTttattcaaaaacaaaatattgattattttgatacttttaCTCCAGTAACAAGAATTTCATCTATTTGTGTTTTATTTGCTTTAGTTTCAATTTGCAAATTTGTTGTTcatcaaatggatgttaaaaccacttttttaaatggtgatttagaagaagaaatttataTGGCACAACCCAAGGGATTTGTTCTTCCTAGtcaagaaaacaaagtttgtaaattgattaaatcatTATATGGCTTGAAACAAGTACCAAAACAATGGcatgagaaatttgatcaaaCTCTTATTAGTAATGGATTTTCTAttgttggagttgataaatgTGTGTACACAAAAATTATTGATAGTGAATATGTGATTATTAgcttatatgttgatgatatgctTATTTTGGTACATCCATTGATGTGgtcaataaaacaaaatgtttcttgGCTTCTAAATTTGATGTGAAAGATTTAGGAGAAGCTAATGTTATTTTGGGTATTAAAATCATAAGATGTGATAGTAGCTTAATTCTAACACAAGAGTATTATGTTGAAAGGCTACTTAAAAAGTTTGGACATTTTGATGTCACACCTATGAGTACTCCTTATGATAGTAATATCCAATTAAGCAAAATAGAGGTGATAGTGTAGCTAAGTCTGAGTATGCACAGATTATTGAGAGTCTGATGCATTTGATGAATTATACTAGACCAGATATAGCTTATGTTGTGTGTAAACTGAGCAGATATACACAAAGTCCTAATCGAGATAATTGGATTGCCTTGAACTGAGTGatgaaatatttgaaaggtACTATAAATTAtggtattttatataatggaTTTTTCACTGTATTAGAAAGATACAGTGATGCTAATTGAATCTCATATTCAAATGAGACAAAATCCATGAGTCGTTATGTATTCACCCTTGGTGGGGGTGCTATAACTTGGAAATCAACCAAACAAACAATAATTGCTAAATCTATAATGAAGTCAGAATTTATAGCTTTAGAGTTGGCTGGCAATGAGGCTGAGTGGTTAAGAAACCTCTTAGTAGATATTCCGTTGGGAATGAAACCAACACTTTCTGTGTCTATACATTGCGATTGCCAAGCAGTAATAGCCATTGCaaagaataaattttcaatagtAAAAATGGACACATTTGTTTGAGACATGATGTAGTAAAGCAACTGTTTAGAGATGGAATTATATCCATTAATTATGTGAAGTCGGAGCTGAATTTGGTCGATCCTTTGACTAAACCCCTgagaagaaattaattaatgctaCATCGAGGGGAATGGGACTTAAGCCAATTGAGGAAGTCAACAAGTAATGGTAACCCAACCTCTGTGATTGGAGATCTCATGAATTAGGTTCATATGGGTAATAACAAGTTATTTGTTGATAAATTAAtgtattattaaaattattgtccCTTCTATGGTGTGTGAATTGTGCAAAATTACAATGCAAGAGAAGTTGATTTAAACTCTTAATGATTTTCATATCCTTTATGGGTAGTGTATTAAGCTGCAGTATACACTTGACTGAGTATACATGCTAACCAGGTTTTTCTCAACTCCCTGATTTGTTACAACGTTCACCTCATTTGGTGTaacattcatttcattttttacctAAATACAACCTCCCTACCTCATTCACAATACACACCAAGCcttgtgtttctttttttttgttctttgcgCATTTTCTCTACCTCTTTTCCTTCCCCGCTACCCCTTACTAGTTTGTGCAAACTGTAAGGAACGCTGTTGAATCTTGGAGGATAATCGCTACAGTCTTTTAGTATCAAGTCTTGTACTTCGAAGGGATGGAAATTATTCTTAAAGACAGTGATACCACGCATCAGACTTCTTACTAACTTCACTTgctatatttaattttcatttgttttccaaaatattttttttctagcaCTTAAATCCATGCTTGTCATACATTCATTTCAAGCAGCAAACTATTTGATTTGCTTTGGTAACTAGGAAATCTTACATGCTCAATTACTTtatattcttttcctttcttgctAGTTCTCCTTTAATGGAGATATTAACATTACCCCAGAATTGGAAATCCTTCTCTATAAATACCCTATACTTATAGTGATGAGCGTGTGTCTTCCGCAAGCATATCttgttttttttgtgtttttttatatcttttgGCCTTTGTATTCATCCTCTTTGATTTCTCTCCAACAATGGCTGCCCTTAGAACTTGTGAGCGCCCATCACTTAGCAACCTAGATATGTCCATTCATGTGGCTAATGATGCTCAGAAAAACCAAATCCAAGTTCCAACTgctgaggatgagtttgactACTCTCAGAGGGCACAGTGGCTTTTAGCAGCTGTGCTAGGAGCAAATGATGGGCTAGTTTCTGTTGCATCATTAATGATGGGTGTTGGAGCTGTTAAGGATGACATCAAAGCCATGCTGGTTGCTGGTTTCGCAGGCTTGGTTGCTGGAGCTTGTAGCATGGCAATAGGAGAATTTGTCTCTGTATACACTCAAAGAGACATAGAGGTAGCCCAAATGAAAAGGGAGAGAAGGAAACGGGAAAGTAGTGGAGACTATGAGCAAGAGACTGAGAGGGAGAAGCTGCCTAATCCGGGCCAGGCTGCTATAGCATCAGCCTTAGCCTTCTCGATTGGTGCAGTGGTGCCGCTGCTAGCAGCTGCTTTCATAAGGCAGAAGAAGGTGAGGCTGGCGGTGGTAGCTGCAGTGGCTAGCTTGGCCCTGGCGGTGTTTGGTGCGACAGGAGCTGTGATTGGGAGGACTCCTGTGGTGAGTTCCAGCTTCAGGGTCCTGATTGGAGGGTGGATGGCTATGGCTATTACTTTTGGCCTAACCAAGTTGGTTGGCACTGCTGGACTGTGATGTGCTTGGCTAATGCTGCTTGATTCCTATTTCCTACCATCAAACATGAAAACTGTTAATTGCAATACGCCTAGTAATTTGGGGTGAAATTCAGTGTAAAATTTACCCTTGGTGCAATGCTAAATAAGCACACGTTAATTGAAGCTATTAATGAATCAGTTGTGATAGAATTTGTACTGCACAAGCCTAATGCCAATAAAAGCCTCCATCAATTAGATAAAGACTTTGACTGGCATGGAGACTTAGTGCTGATAAAATCatctttcaaaataaaaaaacattccTACATCTTCCATTTCTGGCGTTCATGCCATGCATGTTTCAATCAAAGAGCAAAGTGAatgtaatttataaaattatgaaacttATTTCTAAGTTTATCATATTTCATCTTTGTATTTTCAGATCCAATTTTGAAGCAGTTATGGATGAAACTGGTTCCAATTCTAACAATAATCAAAGCATTATGAAGATACAACAAAATgtctccattttcttttcaagtaATTACCaaagtaattaattaagtctttatattaattttttacattatttaattaataaagtacTAAGTAACTAATTAAGTAACAATTTGTAttcaattaattcattaatttagTAACTAACATTGTACTAAGTAGCTAAGTAACaattcatatttgatttttcttatttttctctcttttgacAATTTTGGTTATAGATTCAACTTTAAAGTAGTTATAGATAAAACTGATTCCAATTCTAACAATAATCAAAGCACTATAGGGATGCTACAAAATGtgtctattttctttttatttcatcGTTGCGTGTAAGTATAGGAGAGAAACATTGGGTATGTTTAGtaaactaattttcttctaaattttatgttacttTCTTTTCGTCAATGATAAGAGCTTATCCTTCTTTACctcttcttatttttttttgattatATTATACAATCAATCCTtctacttttaaaaaatatgaatttaatctcttatataataatttgtgtaaattgagtttttgtattattttttcaatttatgaaTTTCAATCTAAACCCTAACACAGTTAAATTTTGTCTTCATAATTTTTGCAAATTTTActcaatcttttcttttccactCGAATTGACCAATTACAAAACAGAAATTtcgaaagaaaaaaaaagggatgtTTCAGTGTTATAACAAGTGTTCATAAGGTTCCTCTCAATTTTTTCCATTTGTTTTGAGAAGCCAATTTATGAATTGAAAGGAGTGGGGTGGGTGTTTTGTTCATTGGTAGCCATGTCAGCAAATGCCTCGTCAgcatatttaataataaaaatttaacggTACCGTGTCAGagtttgaattgaaattgataaattaaaaaagtacCGGGACTAAAttcacattttttataaaatataaagactaattgcataatttaactttttttcttatgtCTAGCAAAGatattttgagtttgaaagcaatttccttccatatttttcttcaattataAGGAGTTTTGGTATTATAATTTCCTTACAATTTTGGTACTACAATTGAATCTGAATGCTACGCATGTGATAATAaatactctctctctctctctctctctctctctatatatatatatatatatatatatatataNtatactctctctctctctctctctctctctatatatatatatatatatatatatatatatacacgcacccatatatatatcaaaacgaaaaataattcttttagtaactttttatttcataaataaaGTCCTAACCATGTACAACTCATAGAGGCACTCCTCTAGAcctattcctttcttctttcttgcatatatatttaatttactaAATGTATTATAATTAGAAGTGTCATAGGCCGGACTGGACTCAATTGATTAGGAgtgagtaattttttattaaaattgaattaatcaaattaatccaATAAATTCAGTTAAAAAGGTTCAGTTAATTCAactttttgataaattgaaatttaagtGTAGTTAAGTTAATTTATTCGATCCATTTCGTCGATCGATTGAATAAACCGGTTTAAGAATATGAGCACATAAGTAAGTATAGTCCATATGTGATCATCCTTTAGGGTTTACCAATCCAACCCAACGATGTCTATTATACATAATTAAGCCCATACAGTATAAGgccttattttcttttgaagctGTTTTCTTGTTGGaactttttaatatttctagCTAGTTGTTGGAAGTTGGAACAATTTCTTTGCTTGTCTTTGTTggaacattttaaaattttcaatcatgtTTGTTGGGAACATTTTGATGTTATTAGGCTTATGATGTTATTCAAATTTCataagttaattttatttatcttgtaataaacatcaaaaaatgaaactaagaaaattgAACTTGAGTGCAGTACGACCTATGAgaccaaaaattttaattaatttaattatcgGCCAAACTAATCGATCTAATCTGGTTAATCAATGAATCAATTAAtacttttttaaaagaaaattatgaagAAATTATATCAttcaaaaggagaaaaaaagggGTCCATTAGTTAACAAAGAGAATACCACTTCCTCCATGGAAACCACAAGTTGCCTTAACTTGAAGGCCAGTTGGCCAAAAATGAACAAATAGTCCTGTACAAAAGATATAGCTACATTCCAatcaaaagaagcaaaaatacTTACATCCAACTTACGGACAGCCataacaagaaaatatgtAGGTAAAAATTGATCACAAAACACAAAGGACCACCTCAGGAAGCAGAAACAAGACCAAGCCAAAGGGGGCACTAGGCATTGTCATTGATCTAGAGAAAGTTTCGAATGAGTGACACATCTTTAGCTAGGCAGTCAGCTTTGTCATTAGCCGATCTAGTAATGTGCATGATGTTCCAACAACCAACTGAGTTGAGAGTCTTGAGGATTTGCATGATTAACGGTCTAAGCTTCTACGAAACTGTTGGTCTCAAAGAAATGTTaaaaggggggtgaatagcaccaaaaatatttttgaaggaAGTTCTTAAGTTTgaaaatcttttgaaaaattttgagatgTTGAGTAGGAGAGTTTAAGATTTGTTAAGGTTAAAATGCACCAAGAGAGAGTAAAGAAAAGTAGACCAAACACAAGTATTTACAGCAGTTCAGTTCctttgacctacatccattacCTTCATTTCTCAACTAAAGATTTGAACCCAACTTCACTAAACTAGTGGAATTAACTACTGccaccaagcttttataaGATGAACTTCTAATTCAAGGTCTAAACCCTTACAACAATCTCTTAAAGTGTCTTGCACactctaattaatcaaaacttaagaaaaagatgaagtgCAATGACCACTTAGCTAATCTTATGTGTACAAGCTTAAACTCAAACAAGTTTACAAagagtaaaagtaaaatacaCTTCCAAAGAAAAGCTGTTTAGGATTTCTAAGGTCAAAATCACTCTTGATAGCTTCTCTTCCATTTCTGACCATTTGATATCTTTTAAATACTTAGATGATAGATTCTAGTCATTTGAAATAGCTTTGGGACAGAACtaacaattattttatcttctagcagttaaattcaaatttgctAACAGTGgctctttaatcaattaaagtgagctttaatcaattaaagcttTTCTGTCTAGTAGTCTACTTCACTGTGTTAACCGGTTAAATGTggttttaatcgattaagaattttttgttttcaaatggcTTCAAATGGCATTTTTCATCAATGTTCCTTTAATTAGTTAGTCTTccctttaattgattaaggctTCTCTTCCTTCATATtcaactaattaaaatattttcaaatttgaaatcctTTATTTTGGTGTCTTTCAACAGTTaacatttttttgaatttgaattttggcgCATTTAGGTACTTCAAGTTTGACATTTAATCTATTACCCCTTTGGTTAATCGATTAATAACCTTCTATTTTGCATCTAGTGCcctcttaactgattaaatcttgtgttaaccaattaaaactTTCTTGCTAGTCTTTGGAATAACGCCCAGTGTTGCTTTTGTTGATTGAAGCCTCTTGTTAATCGGTTAAAACTAATTTGTTTTCGTTATatcctttcttctttgcttgttCAACTAATCAACTGATATTTCAACTCAACAGGCTTCTTAGCttaatttcaaatattaattatattaagacATTTAAGCTATTTTCTGcacatttaaataatatggTTAGATATCAATGaatgaggaatgttttgttatcatcaaaaataaatggagTCAACATAAACTTTAAAGGGCTTTTTGGTCTACCAAACCACATTCTTCGAGTTAGTCTTTATCAAGAAAGAGTGAAAAGAATTCCACCTTGAAGCTACATAAATCAGGGCTGCCGCTTTAATCACAAAGAGTTCAGCACGGTTGGCATATGCGACCCAACAAGTTTGGAAACTATGGCAAGATTGACTATATTTCA
It includes:
- the LOC18595175 gene encoding vacuolar iron transporter homolog 4, with amino-acid sequence MAALRTCERPSLSNLDMSIHVANDAQKNQIQVPTAEDEFDYSQRAQWLLAAVLGANDGLVSVASLMMGVGAVKDDIKAMLVAGFAGLVAGACSMAIGEFVSVYTQRDIEVAQMKRERRKRESSGDYEQETEREKLPNPGQAAIASALAFSIGAVVPLLAAAFIRQKKVRLAVVAAVASLALAVFGATGAVIGRTPVVSSSFRVLIGGWMAMAITFGLTKLVGTAGL